The stretch of DNA GATGCCGGGGTCAATGGGCGTCAataggaagaagacggcgGACAAGATGGACGGGAGATAAGGAACGAGCGTCATTGGGCACAGACTTTTTGATCGCGTCCTCCGTCTCACTCGGATCTTATCCTTCCACACCTCCACCGCACGACTGTTCGTTGCAAGACTCTCGTACTTGTCCATAGACCATTGACCAGAGAGTTGGATTATGAGCTGCGGCTTATGCATTACAATGGGGAAACAGAGGTTGAAGTTGGAGATGTGCTTATGAGCATATTATGTCTGGTAGGTAAACCCATGATCGGCATTCCGGCACTTTTTTACGGCGGGAAAGCCTTTATAAATAACGCATCGTGATAAGAAAAGCGCGACTTCTTTGGACGAGGAATCAGCAAAGCATTCTTTACTGAACAATGAGAGACATTCGAGCGAAAACTTCTCCCAATGCATCATAGCGCGTGCGCAGCATAGATATAATGCAGTACTCgtatctcttctccatcaagAAGTGCCTCCCACCAGCGCGCATCTGGAAAAAAGTAACCGCAATTCTGGATTCTGGGAACCATTGCAGGCACGCCACTCGGGAAATCCCTAATGTGTTAAATTGTGTTAATTTGAGCCTTGGGTATGTGATTCGAGAGAAATCGGAGCTGGGCGGTCGGCGGGCTGGACGATGAAAAAGTCGCGCCTCGCTGCTCTTGCATTTGGTTCTGGGTCGCACAAGACAGAAGTCGGCAGCAGGGGATGGGCGTGGCGGGGATGGAGGGGAGCTGGGATGCATGCATATTCTGTGTATGAATGAAAAGACGACATTTCCgctggctgctgctgcattCCGAGCCCGAGCCGAAGCAAGACCCAGCAGAGACCGAACCCTGGAAGAGATCGGTTTATCATTCCGGATTGCGACGTCTGCTTTTTCTTGCATAGGTAATAATTAACAGTGGCGCCCGTATTCTCTTTACACTATCGCATTATCGCCCACCTTTCATCCCATTCATCCCCGcctccctttccacccGCCAGCCGACCCGCGGAGACGCATTTCCATACACCGCTCACACATTACCTCGCCTCGACTGATACTGGTTCCAAAGCCTACGACCACCCAAACACCGCCCACCATGGCCCAGCCATCTCCCAGCTACGTGCCACGCATATCCcgtccatcttctccagccATAACACCCACAAGCTCAGCCTATGTCCCTCGCTCATCGTCCACTTCTCGGATAGACCGCGGAGCGTTGACACCTAGAGTGCCGCTAGAGCGGAAGTCGAGTGGCTTGAGGAATGAGATGAAGCGAGAAAGTACACAAGAAACACAAGAAATGAGCGAGGACGCAAAGTCGATCCTCAAGGTATGTCCATAGTGACGAATCAGTCCCATAGCCTCGATGCTGACTGTTCCTTTTTTCGGTAGCTGCTATCAAACCTCCCTGCACCTCTGCCTGAATCACTGCCACCAACGTTCTTACCTAGCCCTTCCGCTTCACCAAGATCTACTCCTTTTTCGTCACCGCCGAAAACGTTCACCGAATATGTTCATCTCAAACGCAAACGTGATCTCGAACCTGACGAAAGCGATGAGACTAAAAATAATGGCAACAGTCACGAAATCGGTCTCGGGCTTGGTTTGACTGTAGCGCCCGAtaaaaagagaaagatcgAAGAAGCTAGAGGGATAACACCTTTGAGTCCCGTGCTGAACGGAATCTTCAAAAAGGATAAAGTAAGGAGCGGGCTGAGGAAcgaggtggaagtggaagaaggtgaagtaggcgaggaaggcgaggagCGAGTAAGAAGGGATCTCTGGAAACCTGAAAAATGGTCGCAAATGGGTAACTGGTGAGTAACTTTGATTGAATGCAACTACAAAGCACTTGATACTAATAACAAAAATCCCTAGGTACCGAGATAGAGCCCTTTTGCTCAAGCGTCACGGCGACGCCTACCTTCGAGCACCTACCGCCAAACCTGATTTCGTCAGAACCCTTCCTGCAGACAGACTCAAAGGCCTCCTCTGCCTTACCGATTCTGCGTTACTATACAATTACTCCCATTTCTGCGACGAAAAGGCCAAGGCCAAACCTCTTCCGGGGATATACGATTCCTCTAGCGGTTTGAGGACGTTTGTGAGGAAAGAGTGGGAACATGAGATGCGTCGCGGTGAAGGGTCtgatggggaggaaggcgtaaaagagagggagacggagagggagagagcgAGGGCAATGGCGGGGTTGATGTACCTGCTTGAAGCGGTTATAATGTACCAAACAGGGAAAGATTCGTTGGCGATCTTGCAGCATCGCGGCAAAGAGTTGCATGCTACCCTCGCGTCGCCGCACGATAACCCGTCCCCTCCTGGATTTATCGCTACACCCTCACCTACGAACCCTTCCCATAACGGTTCTACTACTgcctccgcctccgccgctgctgccgccgccgccgcctctAACACTGGCGCTaaccacccttcttcccaaccaCCCAACCACTCACCCACCTCCGCCCACTCCTCTGCCCactccccatcctcctccacctcctcctccctcccaccCGACCTCCTCCCGCTCATCTTCAACTCGTTCCGCCAATCTTCCGATGCGACCCAGTACCTCCACATCTCGCGTTTCCATCTCACCCTCCGCACTTTACGGCACTACTTCCCGACCTCGTACGGGAACGCGATCCACAGTGAGCTCGCGGACCAAGCTTTGCCTGCCCCCGGGGATAATCTGGGAGCGGCGAGGGAGATCGATCCGGACAGGCCGGCGAGGTTTGCGTGGCCGATTGAGATGGGGATGTGTGCGCCCGTGGCGCATGTGGTAGCGTTTGGAAGGGGGAtggtgaaagagatggcggagagagagggaagagattggaAACTTCTTTTGGAGTAGCCAAATCAACTCTTTAACTTTTCcgttttttttctcttggGGTCTTGGTCTCATCTTACCTCGATAACACGGAGTTTTCTCTCTTTTGGATTATTTTTAGCTGCGAATCTCATCTCCATTActattttattttatttttgtAAATAAGGTCCCTAGCCGGCCAATCTGCTATACGCTTTCATGTTTCCTCACGAGCTCTTTCTCCCGaaccttttcttcttctatcccttccaccatcacACCATCACACCATAGCCCTCATATTCCCTTCATCACTTCTCCGCGTGACCGATACTGCTTCTTATGTCCAACTTGTTGTTATTTGCCATATAAATTTCTCTTGTCAATACCTGTTTCCCCCCACgattatttttttttgctcaATACTGTTCTATTAGGGTTTTTATGCGATTATGATATGAATGATTTTTGATTGATCATGATTTGTGCAGGACAGAATGTATTTTTAGCAACAGATACATAGATACATTACTAGTTACGACACCGTAGTTTTGACAAGATCAACATGTTTATTATTGTTAAAAGGGATGATCTGGGTATTAGACAATTATTTAACGGTCGTTCGAGTTGTTAAGCTAAGGTAACAGAATGATTCAGCTTCCAAATTCCCACAATCATTGTTGACAGCACTCACTATCCTCAAGATGCTCAAGAACAAGTTCAAAAAGTCCAAGTAAAGCGTCAACGCTCCCGCAATTGCCTCATCCACACTTAACCTCTTCATAATCTGCTGTGTGTCATATAACACGAAACCAGAGAACAAGAGGGTCGAGAAACAGGCAATACCGAGGTCGACGGTGGCATtgaatgggaggaagatctGGATGAGGTAAGTGGTAAGGAGACCCCAGATGccaatgaagaggatgggtgcgaaggaggaaaagtcgTActgcaaagaagaagtagagAAATTAGtgaagggatgggaaagaagaaaggaagacgTACTTTGGtttggaaggtgaagagtgTAAGACCAATGAAGACGCCAAGAGTGATGAACAGCGCTTGAATTACCTATTGATGGATGGTCAGCGACTAataggagatgaagaagaaaactcATCTACTCACAATTCGGCTCTCATAGTAACTCACAGCCAACCCAATCATCGTCGCTTCGAACAAAGTGAACAAACCCAACAAGATCAAATTCGCCGGGTGTTGGTGCCTCTTCCAGTAGACAAAGAACAAGCTGGTAAAGCTACCAATCAGTGGGATCCACATGATCCACGGGTTGGTATGGGTAAAGTCCTTGGCCGACggcaaggagagaagaattGACACTCCTGCCGTGGCGAGCAATTGAATCAAGAGGATAGAGTAGACTTTGCGGATAAAGAGCATTCGGATTTCAGTATCGCAGTCAGAGACAGAGACACCGAGCTTGTAGTTGTCCGACACATTATCCTCGTCGTCCCGCCAACCTTCCTCGGCTGCGCGTTGGGCATTAGTAGACGCCTGAGCTGCGAGAAGGGGTTGCGTGGCAGCAGTGTCGGCGGGGGTTGTGCCATAGGCCTTTGAAGGAGCTGGTCGTAGATTTGGCTCTTCGGTGTATCGTGGAGGCGAGGACATTGTGAATCTGGGCAAGTTGCAacgaagatgaaatggaaagacaagatgaaATTCAAGTTCGTCCGCTGGTGGCGAGGATCAGAGGTGGCTTGATGACGACCGATGGGTTCCCCCCTAGAAATACCGTTTACGTAAATCGACATTTCGACAACATCATTGCGCGTTTGTTGTCGCTTTATTCGTCGAGTCCGTCTCGTTCATTTTGAATCCTTTCGTATTGTATGTTGTAGGAACTGTTGATACTACGATCACCTGCACTTCAACTATTGCAGTGCGAAGGCACTGTCTGAATTTGCCGGTGTGAGTACGTTTCGTCGTTGGCTTATCGAGCCAAAGGCGTTCCATGCAGTCTGATCTGCCTGCTGATCCCATAATTCATAGTTCCAGGAACGATATGTTCTCTTGGCTTGCCGATCGACAGaaaggcgaggagggagcAACTTACGCTGGGGACAAGCATGACAAGGGCAAACAGACCACctcggaggaagaagaacagtATCTAGAAATTGACGACTCAGCAGAGTCAGCTATTGAGGATCTTGTCGATCACTCGGATGACTCGAGTTCCGAGGAAGATGTCGCAAAACCAACAATCACCGTCCCGTCCACCTTTGAAGGCATCATCGGTTCTCAACGAGTAGCTATGCCTCGGAAAGAATGTCAGTCTCCAGCTCGATTATCAAGGTCGATAGAAGTTGCTGGACGCACTTTCAATTCGGCCAGTACTTCTCATTCAATCGTTATGGGCTCTGACAACCATGCTGTCAGTCGCGCTCAAGCCTCCGACGTTTACATTTACGATATCACTACTCTCGCGCCTCTTGCATCCTTACAGTCTCGCATTCTCGAAGAGTTTTCCCGCGTCAGCCCTTTGACCTACATGCGTTTATCCAAAACACATTTCAAGGAGATTATTCCGACAGTCTATCATACATTCAATGTCACAATTGACTTTGGGAAATGCTTATATGGGGCCCATCCCATGACTGAAACAAAGCGCCTAGGGTTTTGGCATGTTAaacacctcttccttgggATCAACACAGGCCTTTGCTTTTATCCTTTTCCTACACCTTTTTGGAAGGCTAAGGATTTCATGTTGGCTATTATAAACCTAAGCAAGCCCAATGGGCATCGGTACATCTTCCCTAACTTGAAAGGGGTTCATGTTGCTCAACCGTTACTTGAATCAAAGAATGAGGGTGAGATGAGTTTGCATCATCTTTTCTGGCAAGCTCTAACGGAGTACATCACTCCTCCGTCCTGCCCTATCAATCTTCACCTCGTCCGGGACTACAATACTCACAAAGTATCTCACGACATCCCAGATATAATCCTTCATTATCTTGCAAATCGAAACCTCGCTTTCCATATGTACACAATGAACGGCAGAGCCAAACGATGGAAGTACTATTGGACGACTTTCCCCCACCAAATCATCACCTTCAAGGTTGCCGGTCCGAGATCGCCCTTCCTCGACGAAGAGGTCCTATCAGAACTTATGCCTATACTTCTCGGGCCCGACATCCCTCAAgactggaggaagaaacaTCCGCATAGTGCACTTCAAATTCCTGTCAAAAAGGCGACGATGGTCTTAAATAATCTTGTCGTCGAGGCCTACAGGCGGCTGGGACAAATAGCGCAGGCACAGCGAAAACGAAAGAAACCATTAGCTGTGCCCATCGACCGCGAAAGATACGTCATCAAGGTTTTGTTCCACAAAACTCAACTGAAAGGGGTTGAAATGAGGGATCAAATagcaaaggaagaggtgacgATATATGGGGAGCACAGAAATTTACTTTGGAATATGACAGCGCATCGAAAAAGGCAAGAACAGACGATGGAACAGGACCAgcgaatgaagatgaaaaaggcTAAGACGAGGTGAGGCGTTTCATGCCATGTTGTACATAACAAAGCTGATGACGAGAAGCTCTGACTGAGCAAGGGGCAACGACATCCCAAAGGCAAATATTGCCCTTTGGGACATGACATCTTAATAGTTATTATACCCAATTTAAGTCTTTGCCTTCAATATTTCGAAATGTCGTTTGTTATTTTACGACTATTCTACTTCAAAGCCCACATTGGTCTCCACCAGTAAGTCTCAAGATCTGGGCGTGTGCATAACAACGCCACATTGCAATCGGTTTATATCCTCTTCTATACGGGTCAAATGTACCACATTTACCACGTATGATCTCTGGTTTTACTTCCAAGGAGCATGCCGTATCAGAACGCTTTCCTGCCATATTGGCTGTCATTGTGCCGGGACAAGCCCCGTATTTTCATCTTTAACCTTGAAAAAATCCTCTCTCTCGTTCAAACTATCAATTGAAGATGTCCATGTTTCACCGCAGTGGAATTTAGCCAATGTATGGCAACTCGGCCGTATAATCAAAGGTGGTGACTATGCTGAGACGTGAGACGTCACGTAATCGTCGATCCTTAGAACCTAGGTACAAGCCTCCTTTGAGATGAGTATCCTTACTGAGACGTTGGCTGGCGATGGACGGTACCCATTTTGGAAGCTGTCTAGGTGACCATGGCCTGTTACATTTGCCCTTGTTCCGTCATCGACCATCTTATACAATTGCTGTAACTTGCAGTGCTGGCACTGTATACGCAACGCTCATTTCCTTCACAATATTGGTCAACTCGGATTATGATAGACGGTAGTACCACCGGAAGGAATAATGATGGATGGGCGATTGCCGTGGTGATTTCTCAACTGCTTTTGAGCAGAATGGCAGTGGCGCGATCTGCAGAGGTGTTTGGTAAGTTTTGTACTGTTCTTGCCCTGTAATGAATTACTAGTTATGCTAACATGGGATGCAGATCATCTTCGAGCACGAGCAGATGCAGAATCGCTAACAGAGACGGTTTCCGGATTTACATCTGTCGGTACCAGCGACCTTGTCACAGAGTCTCTTCAACCAGCTGCGATAACCCGAACAGCCGCCAACACATCACAAGATGTATCTCCCACTAACATCGGACAAGCGACTGATATTGGGACTATCGCTACAGATACCCTATCCTCAAATCAGGTGGCGGTCACTTCTGCCTTTACACCGCAAACTGTGGCAGCTTCACAAGATGCGACGGATATTCCTGAGCTTTCTGTCGGAGCAGATGGGACCTTATACTGGCAGCAACCTGCCTTAGTAGCTAGTCAACAGTCTGATGCGCTGGGAGCGGCAGAGACGAGCGTGGAGATGTCAAATGCTGCTCCTGTGACATCTCTCCCTGCCACACTTGCAGTTAAGTCCACGGCGAGCGTACAGCCAAGCGTGTGAGTTCAGACCCAAAGTGAAAAAAGGGTATGAAGGTTTGATACATATGGATGCAGTATTTCCGAGACGGCGAAAACACCCACAACTTCAGCCCCTCAAATTCGAACCACAGTAGTCA from Cryptococcus neoformans var. neoformans B-3501A chromosome 7, whole genome shotgun sequence encodes:
- a CDS encoding hypothetical protein (Match to ESTs gb|CF182980.1|CF182980, gb|CF182979.1|CF182979; HMMPfam hit to UPF0005, Uncharacterised protein family UPF0005, score: 104.0, E(): 3.6e-28); the encoded protein is MSSPPRYTEEPNLRPAPSKAYGTTPADTAATQPLLAAQASTNAQRAAEEGWRDDEDNVSDNYKLGVSVSDCDTEIRMLFIRKVYSILLIQLLATAGVSILLSLPSAKDFTHTNPWIMWIPLIGSFTSLFFVYWKRHQHPANLILLGLFTLFEATMIGLAVSYYESRIVIQALFITLGVFIGLTLFTFQTKYDFSSFAPILFIGIWGLLTTYLIQIFLPFNATVDLGIACFSTLLFSGFVLYDTQQIMKRLSVDEAIAGALTLYLDFLNLFLSILRILNNSNDR